A genomic window from Winogradskyella sp. J14-2 includes:
- a CDS encoding metal-dependent hydrolase family protein → MKNTMKHAILGLLLLAVSLNSFGQDKEKMSYILITNATVFDGINEKLMEDTDILIENNLVKQIGKNLKAPKGAEVIDVTGKTLLPGFIDAHTHLALHSEVDYLIYSSPEGYMGAKAATNATQMLMRGFTTVRDTGGPTIGLRMAIDEGAVIGPRILAAGKMISQSAGHGDFNARQINWSQYFAGQIDPAYIRGWTTIADGIAEVQKATRETLRSGASLIKIMGSGSILGAHDPLDVTEYTIEELKAIVKEAEKWGTYATIHAYTSESVMNAINAGVRSVEHGLFASEEAFQLMKEKDVFFSTQFMAFSSTPEEAGMNEVAAPKYLQAKEGADNGYRLAKKVGVKMAFGTDLVGGLDMNTYQPQEFIARLKYYTPYEILVQATSLNAELLERSGKRHPYQEGALGVVKEGAYADIVVVDGNPLKDLTLLTDPEKNIKLIMKDGKVYKNTLK, encoded by the coding sequence ATGAAAAACACAATGAAGCATGCTATTTTAGGATTACTTCTTTTAGCTGTTAGTCTTAATAGTTTTGGGCAAGACAAAGAAAAAATGTCCTATATACTCATCACTAATGCTACAGTTTTTGATGGTATTAACGAGAAATTAATGGAAGATACCGACATCTTAATCGAAAATAATTTGGTTAAGCAAATCGGTAAAAACCTAAAGGCACCAAAAGGTGCAGAAGTTATTGATGTCACCGGAAAAACACTACTTCCAGGCTTTATAGATGCACATACGCACTTAGCGTTGCACAGTGAGGTAGATTATCTTATTTACAGTTCACCAGAAGGCTACATGGGCGCAAAAGCAGCAACCAATGCCACACAGATGTTGATGCGCGGTTTTACAACGGTTCGCGATACTGGTGGCCCAACCATTGGTTTACGAATGGCTATTGATGAAGGAGCTGTTATTGGCCCTCGTATTCTTGCTGCAGGTAAAATGATTTCCCAATCTGCTGGTCATGGTGATTTTAATGCGCGACAAATTAATTGGTCACAGTATTTTGCAGGTCAAATCGATCCTGCATATATCAGAGGCTGGACCACCATTGCCGATGGTATTGCCGAAGTACAAAAAGCAACCAGGGAAACCCTTCGCTCTGGTGCATCTCTAATTAAAATCATGGGAAGTGGCAGTATTTTAGGCGCTCATGACCCCTTAGATGTTACGGAATACACCATTGAAGAGTTAAAAGCCATTGTTAAGGAAGCTGAAAAATGGGGCACGTATGCTACTATACACGCCTACACGTCCGAGTCGGTGATGAACGCCATTAATGCGGGTGTTAGAAGTGTTGAACATGGCTTGTTCGCCTCAGAGGAAGCTTTCCAATTAATGAAAGAAAAAGATGTATTCTTTTCAACGCAGTTTATGGCATTTAGCTCTACACCAGAAGAAGCTGGTATGAACGAAGTTGCGGCACCTAAATATTTACAGGCAAAAGAAGGTGCTGATAATGGTTACAGATTAGCCAAAAAAGTAGGTGTAAAAATGGCCTTTGGTACCGATTTAGTTGGTGGATTAGACATGAACACCTACCAACCACAAGAGTTTATAGCACGTTTAAAATACTATACACCTTACGAAATTTTAGTACAAGCCACATCATTAAATGCTGAACTTTTAGAGCGCAGTGGCAAGCGTCACCCATACCAAGAAGGCGCTTTAGGTGTTGTAAAAGAAGGTGCTTATGCAGATATCGTGGTAGTTGACGGAAATCCGCTGAAAGATCTTACGTTATTGACAGATCCTGAAAAGAACATCAAACTTATAATGAAAGACGGAAAAGTGTATAAGAATACTTTGAAGTAA
- a CDS encoding metal-dependent hydrolase family protein, with the protein MKKQLRLQLILIALLFISVKTYAQDKEKTLVLFTNATVFDGVNEKLMTDTDVLVEDNLIKQIGKNIKAPKNAEVIDIAGKTLIPGLTDCHVHIMWNDNIEYLIYSSQDGYLGAMAAKNAENMLMRGFTTVRDLGGPAFGLKKAIDDGAIPGPRILPSGSFISQTAGHGDFDTRMKYQSNHFTGQTDLAYTRGWTIVADGKSEVIKASREILRAGATQLKIMGSGSITGAHDPLDVTEYTLEELKAIVKEAEKWGTYATIHAYSSESVMNAIEAGVKAIEHGLFASEEAMRLMKEKDIFFSTQFLSYSATPEEAGMTGESVAKYNEAKAGATNGYKNAKKVGVKMSFGTDLLGGLEVAKAQNLEFLARAEYFTGYEILKQATSNNAELFERSGKRHPYQQGALGVIKEGAYADIVVVDGNPLEDIKLLSDPAKNLKIIMKDGKIYKNTLNQ; encoded by the coding sequence ATGAAAAAACAATTAAGACTTCAGCTTATTCTAATAGCCCTTTTGTTTATTAGCGTTAAAACTTATGCGCAAGACAAAGAAAAAACACTTGTATTGTTTACCAATGCTACTGTTTTTGATGGTGTAAACGAAAAACTAATGACCGACACCGATGTTTTAGTCGAAGATAATCTTATCAAACAAATCGGAAAAAATATTAAAGCACCTAAAAACGCAGAAGTTATTGATATTGCAGGAAAAACCTTAATTCCTGGCTTAACGGATTGCCACGTACATATAATGTGGAATGACAATATTGAATATCTCATTTACAGCTCTCAAGACGGTTACCTTGGTGCTATGGCTGCAAAAAATGCCGAAAATATGCTAATGCGTGGTTTTACAACGGTGAGAGACCTTGGCGGACCAGCATTTGGGTTAAAAAAAGCCATTGACGATGGCGCCATCCCAGGACCACGTATTCTTCCAAGTGGTTCTTTTATCTCACAAACGGCTGGCCATGGCGATTTTGATACACGTATGAAATACCAATCTAACCATTTTACGGGTCAGACTGATTTGGCCTACACACGTGGTTGGACCATTGTTGCAGATGGAAAATCTGAAGTTATCAAAGCATCGCGCGAAATTCTAAGAGCTGGTGCCACCCAATTAAAGATTATGGGAAGCGGTAGTATCACAGGCGCACACGATCCGCTAGACGTTACTGAATATACATTAGAAGAGTTAAAAGCTATTGTAAAGGAAGCTGAAAAATGGGGCACCTACGCAACCATTCACGCTTACAGCTCAGAATCTGTTATGAATGCTATTGAAGCTGGCGTAAAAGCTATTGAACACGGATTATTTGCCTCTGAGGAAGCCATGCGATTAATGAAAGAGAAAGATATTTTCTTTTCAACCCAATTTTTATCGTACAGCGCAACACCTGAGGAAGCTGGTATGACTGGTGAGTCGGTTGCTAAGTATAATGAGGCTAAGGCTGGTGCAACCAACGGTTATAAAAATGCTAAAAAAGTAGGAGTTAAAATGTCGTTCGGTACCGATCTTTTGGGAGGATTGGAAGTTGCCAAGGCCCAAAATTTAGAGTTTTTGGCACGTGCAGAATACTTTACAGGCTATGAAATATTAAAGCAAGCCACTTCAAACAATGCCGAACTTTTTGAACGTAGCGGCAAACGTCATCCTTATCAACAAGGTGCACTAGGCGTTATAAAAGAAGGGGCTTATGCAGATATCGTTGTGGTAGATGGTAATCCTTTAGAGGATATAAAGCTTTTAAGCGATCCTGCGAAAAATTTAAAAATCATCATGAAAGATGGTAAAATCTATAAGAATACTTTAAATCAATAA
- a CDS encoding response regulator translates to MIKYLQIICIPLIFFSLFRGAAQNTIYELQSISLKDGLPNNNTFDIVQDQNNFIWISTIGSLVRYDGYGFKNYNLSFFNINENAKLSIALDQKNRIWYCEDIAYAATLKSGILDTETDSIYSLESVSNGLIKSNSIFSLNPSKNKHNVIFLTTRDGVIYKYDGTFKQIFKLPEFKNRPVHCEVDAQGFYWIAYYNTKIIKIDDKGNILKTFSLNKRDFFFKKILTTRPHLVAIGYNSKLEKEYWEVKDDTLTRLDKGFKNNFQLIEFNDTETVFFQNDTLFKSGFEKLNTKTPITSYGNVSNIKFNDYFIDRQNILWLTSDRGIFKIIAKKNAFNLFQPNNSIRGIYKEKDSLFISGYNKFAIYNLKTNVESSAVMPDKIATGFISDQEGNLWLGTTGKFLYRYNLKTKNWHRYEKLPYKSLNIPYINPITKKFWIGTGNGLSYLDDDKNILDYTNFKKLEGSQIKQFLYTADGIWIVSNKGLFLMDATLEKITQHISTANGLPTNNLNHLHIDDDGVFWLATKSQGLIKWHRNNETLETFTTQNGLSNNTIYAIYEDDYNNLWLPSNYGLMRFDKISKDTQVFTESDGIANDEFNAYAHFKDSIGTLYFGGVNGVTSFHPRDFVEKKIEDNPLYLLKASLLKKNAKEFQPLSVKAKPTDPIKLNYDNQILKFEVSLLDYKYISNHQYAYKIEGFHNQWIYTKDNEISIFNFPYGNHTIRVKAKGNSDLWSNNELLIPIIVDKPFYLKWQYISLFFIILLLCIYFYFKWRIIKLNKATIKLEAEVASRTQQIEKDKQIIELQAKELKALDIAKGRFFANLTHEFRTPLTLIVGPLEQIIDNPPPAAILKRRATGILNNAKHILGLINQLLDLTKLESKQMPIEAVNADIVSHTNELVGRFQGLAAQNAQQLSFQSKKPRWNINFDIDKWDKITYNLISNALKFTPKNGVIKVVLSPSNIQGKTAVELHVIDSGVGIEEKNKDSIFNRFYQADLSSTRANDGTGIGLALVRELVELQGGSISVTSKINKGSTFRVLLPVLADVYLKPYIQNHQNEFLIPSMKYHELPISIKTETDEKLDVLVVEDNEDIRDYIAQCLGQKTYNIATAKDGKEGLEKALSSIPDLIISDVMMPKINGFQLVEAVRNEISTSHIPIILLTAKTNTDSKLQGLKRGADDYLTKPFNPKELNIRVKNLIEIRQSLQNRYNQNEISLDDTFEKEDAFILQLKAYILENLQETDLNGDIIGKHFALSRIHLYRKLKALTNVSISEFVKDIRLEKGLELLSQKQLNISEIAYEIGFTSPSQFSRSFKDKYGKPPSKM, encoded by the coding sequence ATGATTAAATATTTACAAATAATATGTATTCCGCTCATCTTTTTTAGTCTCTTTAGAGGTGCTGCTCAAAACACAATTTACGAGCTACAATCCATTAGTCTCAAGGACGGTTTACCTAACAACAATACATTTGATATTGTGCAAGACCAGAATAACTTTATCTGGATAAGCACCATCGGAAGCCTTGTAAGGTACGATGGTTATGGGTTTAAAAATTACAATCTCTCTTTTTTTAATATTAATGAAAACGCAAAACTTTCAATAGCATTAGACCAAAAAAATCGCATTTGGTATTGTGAGGATATTGCTTATGCAGCCACATTAAAAAGCGGAATATTAGATACCGAAACCGATTCTATTTACTCTTTAGAATCGGTTTCTAATGGTTTAATTAAATCTAACTCTATCTTTTCGTTGAACCCATCTAAAAATAAGCACAATGTTATTTTTTTAACTACAAGAGATGGAGTCATTTACAAATATGATGGTACGTTTAAACAAATTTTTAAACTCCCAGAATTCAAAAACCGTCCTGTACATTGCGAAGTGGATGCGCAAGGGTTCTATTGGATTGCTTACTACAATACCAAGATCATTAAAATAGATGACAAGGGAAATATTTTAAAAACATTTAGCCTTAACAAGAGAGATTTCTTTTTCAAAAAAATACTAACCACAAGGCCTCACTTGGTGGCAATAGGTTATAACTCCAAATTAGAAAAAGAATATTGGGAGGTAAAAGATGATACGCTTACGCGATTAGACAAAGGTTTTAAAAACAATTTTCAACTTATAGAGTTCAATGACACCGAAACAGTTTTTTTTCAAAACGACACCTTATTTAAAAGCGGTTTTGAAAAATTAAATACCAAAACACCAATAACCTCTTATGGCAATGTCTCCAATATTAAATTCAATGATTACTTTATAGACCGCCAAAATATTTTGTGGCTTACTTCAGATAGGGGTATTTTTAAAATCATAGCCAAAAAGAACGCTTTTAATCTTTTTCAACCCAATAATAGCATTAGAGGTATTTACAAAGAAAAAGACTCCTTGTTTATTAGTGGTTATAATAAGTTCGCTATTTATAATTTAAAAACCAATGTAGAGTCCAGTGCTGTGATGCCAGATAAAATAGCAACAGGTTTTATTAGTGACCAAGAGGGAAACCTCTGGTTAGGCACTACTGGAAAATTTCTTTACAGATATAATTTAAAAACAAAAAATTGGCATCGGTATGAAAAGCTACCTTACAAATCCTTAAACATACCATACATAAACCCCATCACTAAAAAATTTTGGATCGGTACTGGTAATGGTCTCTCGTATTTAGATGATGACAAAAACATATTAGACTACACCAACTTTAAAAAACTTGAAGGCAGCCAAATTAAACAGTTTCTATACACTGCAGATGGTATATGGATAGTGTCTAACAAAGGGCTATTTTTAATGGATGCTACTTTAGAAAAAATCACCCAACATATTTCTACAGCAAATGGTTTGCCAACAAATAATCTAAACCACCTTCACATCGATGATGATGGTGTTTTTTGGCTTGCTACAAAAAGCCAAGGACTTATTAAATGGCATAGAAATAACGAAACATTAGAAACATTTACAACACAAAACGGTCTCTCCAACAATACCATTTATGCAATCTACGAAGATGACTATAATAACCTATGGTTGCCCAGTAATTATGGGCTAATGCGTTTTGATAAAATAAGTAAAGACACTCAAGTATTCACTGAAAGCGATGGGATAGCCAATGATGAATTCAACGCTTATGCACATTTTAAGGATAGCATCGGAACATTATATTTTGGTGGAGTCAATGGAGTAACGTCTTTTCATCCTAGAGATTTTGTGGAAAAAAAAATTGAGGATAACCCTCTTTATTTACTAAAAGCAAGCTTACTAAAAAAGAATGCAAAAGAGTTTCAACCCTTGTCGGTAAAAGCCAAACCCACAGACCCAATTAAGCTAAACTACGACAATCAGATACTTAAATTCGAAGTTAGTCTACTAGATTATAAGTACATATCTAACCATCAATATGCTTATAAAATAGAGGGCTTCCATAACCAATGGATCTACACTAAGGACAATGAGATTTCTATATTCAATTTCCCCTATGGCAACCATACCATAAGAGTAAAAGCAAAAGGCAACTCCGATCTTTGGTCCAACAACGAATTACTTATTCCAATTATTGTAGACAAACCTTTTTATCTAAAATGGCAATATATAAGCCTCTTCTTCATTATACTTCTACTTTGTATTTACTTTTATTTTAAATGGCGCATAATAAAACTCAATAAGGCAACAATTAAACTCGAGGCAGAGGTAGCAAGTAGAACACAGCAGATTGAAAAAGATAAACAAATCATAGAATTGCAAGCCAAAGAACTTAAAGCCTTAGATATTGCCAAGGGTCGTTTCTTTGCAAATCTTACGCACGAATTTAGAACACCGCTAACACTAATTGTTGGTCCTTTAGAACAGATAATAGATAATCCGCCACCTGCAGCAATATTAAAAAGACGTGCCACAGGTATACTAAATAACGCTAAGCACATTTTAGGGCTTATTAATCAATTATTAGATCTCACTAAATTAGAAAGTAAACAAATGCCTATTGAAGCTGTAAATGCTGATATTGTTTCACACACTAACGAATTGGTAGGTCGATTTCAAGGTTTGGCCGCACAAAATGCACAGCAACTATCATTTCAAAGCAAAAAACCTCGATGGAATATCAATTTTGATATTGACAAATGGGACAAAATAACATATAACCTAATATCAAACGCACTTAAGTTCACACCAAAAAACGGAGTTATTAAAGTGGTTTTAAGTCCGAGCAATATCCAGGGCAAAACGGCCGTAGAACTGCACGTTATAGACTCGGGTGTAGGCATAGAAGAAAAAAATAAGGATAGTATTTTCAACAGGTTTTATCAAGCAGATTTGTCCTCAACACGTGCTAACGATGGTACTGGTATAGGCCTGGCATTAGTCCGAGAACTCGTAGAGCTGCAAGGTGGTTCTATTTCTGTAACTAGTAAAATTAACAAAGGCTCTACCTTTAGGGTTTTACTACCTGTCTTGGCTGATGTCTATCTAAAACCTTACATCCAAAACCATCAAAATGAGTTTCTAATACCGTCAATGAAATATCATGAACTGCCTATTTCTATAAAAACCGAAACTGATGAAAAACTTGATGTTTTAGTGGTAGAAGACAACGAAGATATTCGTGATTATATTGCACAATGCCTTGGGCAAAAAACATACAACATCGCAACTGCCAAAGATGGCAAAGAAGGGTTAGAAAAAGCCTTATCTTCAATTCCAGACCTTATTATATCCGACGTCATGATGCCTAAAATAAATGGTTTTCAATTGGTAGAGGCTGTTAGAAACGAAATTAGCACATCACATATTCCTATTATCTTGCTTACCGCAAAAACCAATACAGACAGCAAATTACAAGGTCTAAAACGTGGTGCAGACGATTACTTAACCAAACCCTTTAATCCTAAAGAGCTTAATATCCGAGTTAAAAATCTCATTGAGATACGACAATCCCTTCAAAACAGATATAATCAAAACGAAATAAGTCTCGATGATACGTTTGAAAAGGAAGATGCCTTCATACTTCAACTCAAAGCTTACATTCTTGAAAACCTTCAGGAAACCGATTTAAACGGTGATATCATAGGTAAGCATTTTGCTTTAAGCCGTATACACTTATATCGAAAACTGAAAGCCTTAACTAACGTGTCCATTTCTGAATTTGTAAAAGACATAAGACTAGAAAAAGGGCTAGAACTATTATCTCAAAAGCAACTGAATATCTCTGAAATTGCTTACGAAATTGGTTTTACTTCACCGAGCCAGTTCTCACGTTCTTTCAAGGATAAATATGGAAAACCTCCTTCTAAGATGTAA
- a CDS encoding TonB-dependent receptor produces the protein MSRTKIYIFCFILYISYSLNLKGQTELQNISISTVLEKITKQHSVTFNYESSLLKDIVVVPLPKELSISKKLKKLEEQTNLVFEKVSNYVYTISKTLSICGFITDSETQLAIENVTIYGKSAYTISDENGYFEIELKSKNELLTIRHLGFQTIEREASFFNLEDCATITLLMQEEIIAPVLIETYLVKGINKRQDWTTSIDYKRFSLLPGLIESDVLQTVQALPGILSIDETVSNINIRGGSHDQTLMLWDDIKMYQTGHFFGLISSFNPLMTQKASIINNGSDVALTDGVSGTLLIKTEDQIDSKFNGVFGINFLNAELFSNIPIGRKSSLQLASRKSLDDLVRTPTYEVYFDRITQETEAETNVDNVTNSDRDFDFHDAALRWLYQPSDKDYLRLNFILINNNLSFDENAVINNSNQARQSSASQTSTAFGLNYKRLWNDKLSSDINIYNTDYKLNAVNANILEQQRFLQENSVSETSIKLNNRLEHNNLAYNLGYQFTETEVINLNDIDLPRFVRRDEEVLHEHAIFGQAWFKNQSNTVSIRGGIRGNFLAQFSKLIIEPRLSIRTAINQHIQIEAQGEFKHQSTSQIINFQNDFLGIERRRWQLTENDSIPIIQSKQASFGVTYKNNNWLLDAKGFYKEVDGITTQSQSFTTKYEFTREKGSYTAYGLELLLRKNIKHFNTWLSYSYINNTYTFKMLDEIEFPSNFDITHSLTFGTTYSNKNWNISAGINYRTGQPTSVPLANNEIIDNTVNFDHANNDRLADYLRIDASALFKFKINNTFRSELGASIWNISNRKNLINNFFRINDSNQVEKFIRLSLGLTTNAVLRIYF, from the coding sequence ATGAGTAGAACTAAAATTTATATATTCTGTTTTATTTTGTACATATCCTATAGTCTGAATTTAAAAGGACAAACAGAATTACAAAACATCTCAATATCTACAGTTTTAGAAAAAATAACCAAGCAGCACTCTGTAACATTTAACTATGAGAGCAGCTTGTTAAAAGACATCGTTGTTGTACCATTACCTAAAGAGTTAAGTATTTCAAAAAAACTTAAAAAATTAGAGGAACAAACTAATTTGGTTTTTGAAAAGGTAAGTAATTATGTCTATACCATCTCTAAAACCTTGTCAATATGTGGTTTTATAACAGACTCAGAAACCCAATTAGCAATTGAGAATGTAACTATTTATGGTAAATCTGCTTATACTATATCTGATGAAAACGGTTATTTTGAAATTGAGTTGAAATCTAAAAATGAACTACTCACCATAAGACACCTAGGCTTTCAAACTATTGAGCGAGAAGCTTCATTTTTTAATCTAGAGGACTGCGCAACTATAACTCTTTTGATGCAAGAAGAAATTATTGCACCTGTACTTATTGAAACCTATCTTGTAAAAGGTATTAATAAAAGACAGGATTGGACTACCTCGATAGACTATAAAAGATTTAGCCTTTTACCTGGCTTAATAGAATCTGACGTCTTACAGACCGTACAAGCGCTTCCAGGTATTTTAAGTATTGATGAAACGGTATCTAACATTAATATAAGAGGTGGTTCTCACGACCAAACCCTTATGCTTTGGGATGATATAAAAATGTATCAAACAGGTCACTTTTTTGGTTTAATTTCTAGTTTTAATCCACTAATGACGCAAAAGGCTAGTATTATCAACAACGGCTCTGACGTGGCATTAACTGATGGTGTTTCTGGCACACTGCTTATAAAAACAGAAGATCAGATAGACTCAAAATTTAATGGCGTTTTTGGTATTAATTTTTTAAATGCAGAACTCTTTTCAAATATTCCTATTGGGCGTAAATCATCTCTTCAACTAGCGTCTAGAAAATCTTTAGATGACTTAGTTAGAACACCCACTTATGAGGTTTATTTTGACAGAATAACCCAAGAAACCGAAGCTGAAACCAATGTAGATAATGTCACTAATTCTGACAGAGATTTCGACTTTCATGATGCCGCTTTACGATGGTTATACCAACCAAGTGATAAAGATTATCTTCGTTTAAATTTTATTCTTATCAATAATAATTTAAGTTTTGACGAAAATGCTGTAATCAATAATAGCAATCAAGCACGCCAAAGTAGCGCGTCTCAAACAAGTACTGCTTTTGGCTTAAATTATAAAAGGTTATGGAACGATAAGCTAAGTTCCGATATCAACATTTACAATACAGATTATAAATTAAATGCAGTAAACGCTAATATATTGGAGCAGCAACGTTTTTTACAAGAAAACAGCGTGTCAGAAACAAGTATTAAGCTAAATAATCGTCTTGAGCACAACAACTTGGCTTATAACCTTGGCTATCAATTTACAGAAACAGAAGTCATAAACTTAAATGATATCGATCTCCCTCGTTTTGTTAGACGCGATGAAGAAGTACTCCACGAGCATGCCATATTTGGGCAAGCTTGGTTTAAAAACCAAAGTAATACCGTTTCTATTAGAGGTGGTATAAGAGGAAATTTTTTAGCACAATTCAGTAAACTAATTATTGAACCTAGGCTGAGCATTAGAACGGCAATTAACCAACATATTCAAATTGAGGCTCAAGGCGAGTTTAAGCACCAAAGTACCTCTCAGATTATAAACTTTCAGAATGACTTTTTAGGTATTGAGAGAAGACGTTGGCAACTTACCGAGAACGACAGTATACCTATTATACAGAGCAAACAAGCCTCTTTTGGCGTAACCTATAAAAACAATAATTGGTTATTAGATGCTAAAGGATTTTATAAAGAAGTTGATGGTATAACAACACAAAGTCAAAGTTTCACCACAAAATACGAGTTTACAAGAGAAAAAGGAAGTTATACAGCTTATGGACTAGAGCTTTTACTTCGCAAAAACATCAAGCATTTTAATACGTGGCTTAGTTACTCTTATATAAACAATACTTATACTTTTAAAATGTTAGATGAAATTGAGTTTCCAAGTAATTTTGACATTACCCATTCTCTTACATTTGGAACAACCTACAGCAATAAAAATTGGAATATTTCTGCTGGGATTAATTACAGAACCGGACAACCAACATCAGTACCTCTTGCCAACAATGAAATAATAGACAACACTGTTAATTTTGACCATGCAAATAATGATAGATTAGCTGACTATCTTAGAATTGATGCCTCTGCATTATTTAAGTTCAAAATCAATAACACGTTTAGATCAGAGTTAGGAGCATCTATTTGGAATATTTCTAATCGAAAAAATTTAATTAATAATTTCTTCAGAATAAATGATAGTAACCAAGTTGAAAAATTTATAAGACTTTCATTAGGGCTAACCACTAATGCTGTATTGAGGATTTATTTTTAA
- a CDS encoding FecR family protein yields MTKDELIKKWLKNELSTAEKEAFQQLDDADFSTYIVDYAKHFKASNHSEISDFNSFNQRYKKHKTPVRKIDWFNPFIKVASVVIVALGLYFTFFFSQETEIKTLANESTTVTLPDNSIVELNELSVLAFNENNWNKNRVLQLNGEAFFDVEKGRRFDVNTSNGTVSVLGTEFNVISRDNIFKVTCYEGLVQVTYNDKNVKLAAGTEFRLAQSKGLKSKIAVTEPYWLKNMSVFENADLTKVVKELETHFDINVQYPTNFNANFTGAFEHGNLDKALKSIAKPLGLTYTIENNKVVITRNE; encoded by the coding sequence ATGACGAAGGATGAATTAATAAAAAAATGGTTAAAAAATGAGCTCTCTACGGCTGAAAAAGAAGCCTTTCAGCAACTAGATGACGCTGATTTTAGCACTTATATTGTAGACTATGCTAAGCATTTTAAAGCTTCAAACCACTCAGAAATAAGTGATTTTAATAGTTTTAACCAACGCTACAAAAAACACAAAACTCCCGTTAGAAAAATTGATTGGTTCAATCCATTTATAAAAGTAGCAAGTGTGGTTATTGTTGCACTAGGTCTATATTTTACATTTTTCTTTAGTCAAGAAACGGAAATAAAAACTTTGGCTAACGAGAGTACAACAGTAACGCTGCCAGACAACTCAATTGTAGAGCTAAATGAATTATCAGTATTGGCTTTTAACGAGAATAATTGGAATAAAAATAGAGTTTTACAGCTCAATGGCGAAGCCTTTTTTGATGTTGAGAAAGGGCGTCGTTTTGATGTTAATACTTCTAATGGTACAGTGAGCGTTCTAGGAACGGAATTTAATGTCATCTCGCGAGACAATATTTTTAAAGTCACCTGCTACGAGGGTCTTGTGCAGGTTACATACAATGACAAAAATGTTAAGCTAGCTGCAGGAACAGAGTTCCGTCTAGCGCAAAGTAAAGGCTTAAAGTCAAAAATTGCTGTAACAGAACCTTATTGGCTAAAAAACATGAGTGTTTTTGAAAATGCCGACCTAACCAAAGTAGTCAAAGAACTCGAAACACATTTTGATATTAACGTTCAATATCCTACTAATTTCAATGCTAATTTTACAGGAGCTTTTGAACATGGTAATCTGGATAAGGCCCTAAAATCTATCGCCAAACCTCTTGGTCTGACCTATACTATTGAAAATAATAAAGTGGTCATTACAAGGAATGAGTAG
- a CDS encoding RNA polymerase sigma factor — MRKNIPEDICEETVFERIYKSLGQDLHNFLYYKFGSKINVDDKAQEAFIKLWDNCKTVSLSKAKSFLFTVANNLVLNELKYQKVVLKHQRESSKNYTYETPEFILEKEQFAEQYKNVLESLTEEQRVAFLLSKVEGKTHKEIAQMLNITQKVVEYRIYSAFNILKDKLEAFRKK; from the coding sequence GTGCGTAAAAATATACCTGAAGATATTTGCGAGGAAACCGTTTTTGAACGTATATATAAGAGTTTAGGGCAAGATTTACACAACTTTTTATATTACAAATTTGGTTCTAAAATTAATGTAGATGATAAAGCTCAAGAAGCCTTTATAAAGCTATGGGATAACTGTAAAACAGTAAGTCTTTCTAAGGCAAAATCTTTTTTATTCACCGTTGCAAATAACTTGGTCCTTAATGAACTAAAATACCAAAAAGTGGTTCTAAAACACCAACGAGAAAGTTCTAAAAATTATACTTATGAAACTCCAGAATTTATTTTAGAAAAAGAACAATTTGCAGAGCAGTACAAAAATGTTTTAGAGTCACTAACAGAAGAACAACGTGTTGCTTTTTTATTAAGTAAGGTAGAAGGTAAAACCCATAAAGAAATTGCTCAAATGCTAAATATTACTCAAAAGGTTGTAGAGTATAGAATTTATAGTGCTTTTAATATTCTGAAAGACAAACTTGAAGCCTTTAGAAAAAAATAA